One genomic window of Cumulibacter manganitolerans includes the following:
- the rpmH gene encoding 50S ribosomal protein L34 — MSKRTFQPNNRRRAKTHGFRLRMRTRAGRAILSGRRRKGRASLSA, encoded by the coding sequence GTGAGCAAGCGGACGTTCCAGCCCAACAACCGTCGTCGCGCCAAGACCCACGGCTTCCGCCTGCGGATGCGCACCCGCGCGGGTCGCGCGATCCTGTCCGGCCGCCGCCGCAAGGGTCGCGCCAGCCTGTCGGCGTAA
- the dnaA gene encoding chromosomal replication initiator protein DnaA, whose translation MTEQSDLEVVWSTAIAGIPPAELTGRSRALLRMTKPVGLMGTTALITAPDHFTQNMIETKLRPILNKVLSDTLAKDVQIAVTVDSTMSTGLLPEDDDLPDPLASYGESAPTAPAGAEPPTRTHADRSAGGYVGATPLGRAPAYAEPASPSGGARVTAPGRLNPRYTFENFVRGPSNRLAFAAASAVAEAPAKAYNPLFIYGDSGLGKTHLLHAIGNYAYQVFPDIKVLYVSSEEFTNDFINAIANAGRGGGDQREQFRRRYREVDILMIDDIQFLERAEQTQEEFFHTFNTLHNANKQIVITSDRTPKELTTLEDRLRSRFAGGLTPDIQTPDLETRLAILRNKAAQEGLTVSPEVLDLLATKIQSNIRELEGALIRVSAFASLTGQGVDLNLAQQVIKDLVPDHDSQQISATTIMQQVSTYYDVSIDDLCGRNRSKTLVMPRQIAMYLCRELTDLSLPRIGQQFGGKDHTTVMHAVKKVANEMKEKRPIYNQVAELTALIKSEGRR comes from the coding sequence GTGACCGAGCAGTCTGACCTCGAGGTGGTGTGGTCCACCGCGATCGCTGGCATACCTCCCGCCGAGCTGACCGGGCGTTCCCGGGCCCTCCTTCGGATGACCAAGCCGGTCGGGCTCATGGGCACCACCGCCCTCATCACGGCGCCGGACCACTTCACGCAGAACATGATCGAGACCAAGCTGCGGCCGATCTTGAACAAGGTGCTGTCGGACACCCTGGCGAAGGACGTGCAGATCGCGGTCACGGTGGACTCGACCATGAGCACCGGCCTGCTGCCCGAGGACGACGACTTGCCGGACCCGCTCGCTTCCTACGGCGAGTCGGCGCCGACCGCCCCCGCGGGGGCAGAACCACCCACCCGGACCCACGCGGACCGCTCGGCCGGCGGATACGTCGGTGCCACCCCACTGGGTCGCGCCCCCGCCTACGCCGAGCCGGCCTCGCCGTCCGGCGGCGCCCGCGTGACCGCGCCGGGCCGGCTGAACCCGAGGTACACCTTCGAGAACTTCGTGCGGGGGCCGTCCAACCGGCTCGCGTTCGCGGCCGCCTCGGCCGTCGCCGAGGCACCGGCGAAGGCGTACAACCCGCTGTTCATCTACGGCGATTCGGGACTCGGCAAGACCCACCTGCTACACGCGATCGGTAACTACGCCTATCAGGTGTTCCCCGACATCAAGGTCCTCTACGTGAGCTCCGAGGAGTTCACCAACGACTTCATCAACGCCATCGCGAACGCGGGCCGGGGCGGCGGCGACCAGCGCGAGCAGTTCCGGCGCCGGTACCGCGAGGTCGACATCCTGATGATCGACGACATCCAGTTCCTGGAGCGTGCCGAGCAGACGCAGGAGGAGTTCTTCCACACCTTCAACACGCTGCACAACGCGAACAAGCAGATCGTCATCACCTCCGACCGCACTCCCAAGGAGCTGACCACGCTCGAGGACCGGCTGCGCAGCAGGTTCGCCGGCGGTCTGACGCCGGACATCCAGACCCCGGACCTCGAGACCCGGCTGGCGATTCTGCGGAACAAGGCCGCGCAGGAGGGGTTGACCGTCTCGCCCGAGGTGCTGGACCTGCTGGCCACGAAGATCCAGAGCAACATCCGCGAGCTCGAAGGGGCGCTGATCCGGGTATCGGCGTTCGCCAGCCTCACCGGGCAGGGCGTCGATCTCAACCTCGCGCAGCAGGTCATCAAGGATCTCGTCCCCGATCACGACAGCCAGCAGATCAGCGCGACGACGATCATGCAGCAGGTCTCGACGTACTACGACGTGTCGATCGACGACCTGTGCGGACGCAACCGTTCGAAGACGCTCGTGATGCCGCGGCAGATCGCGATGTACCTGTGCCGTGAGCTCACCGACCTGTCGCTGCCGCGCATCGGGCAGCAGTTCGGCGGCAAGGACCACACGACGGTGATGCACGCGGTGAAGAAGGTGGCCAACGAGATGAAGGAGAAGCGTCCCATCTACAACCAGGTCGCCGAGCTCACCGCGCTGATCAAGTCCGAGGGACGCCGGTGA
- the dnaN gene encoding DNA polymerase III subunit beta → MKFQVERQALADAVSWVARGLPQRPPMPVLAGILMVVDADALTVSSFDYEVSTQMKIDANVDTAGKTLVSGRLLADITKALPNKPVEISVEGSRVLLRCGTSKFSLPSLPVDDYPALPKLPELAGSVDADEFARVVGTVAVAAGRDETLPMLTGVRIEIEGDTLTFAATDRYRLAVREMKWEPADPGQSTAVLVPAKMLSDTAKTLAGAGKVNISLSAGSDGLIGFSGGDRHSTTRLLDPDFPPFRKLLPTEAASTADIETGALVEAVRRVALVAERGTPVQLGFEDGTVTLTVAGDDEGSAEESLATELAGDPIRIGFNPHYLLDGLGAVGADSVRLSFLTSTKPAVLSPTPAEDGEQDSYRYLIMPMRLPG, encoded by the coding sequence ATGAAGTTTCAGGTGGAGCGCCAGGCGCTCGCGGACGCGGTGTCCTGGGTGGCCCGGGGCCTTCCGCAGCGCCCGCCGATGCCCGTGCTGGCCGGCATCCTGATGGTGGTGGACGCGGACGCCCTGACCGTGTCGAGCTTCGACTACGAGGTCTCGACGCAGATGAAGATCGACGCGAACGTCGATACCGCCGGCAAGACCCTTGTCTCGGGCCGGCTGCTGGCCGACATCACGAAGGCGCTGCCGAACAAGCCGGTCGAGATCTCCGTCGAGGGCTCGCGCGTCCTGCTGCGCTGTGGCACGTCGAAGTTCTCGCTGCCGAGCCTGCCGGTCGACGACTACCCCGCGTTGCCGAAGCTTCCCGAGCTGGCGGGCTCTGTGGACGCCGATGAGTTCGCCCGCGTCGTCGGAACGGTCGCGGTCGCGGCGGGCCGCGACGAGACGCTCCCCATGCTGACCGGCGTCCGGATCGAGATCGAGGGCGACACCCTGACCTTCGCCGCGACCGATCGCTACCGCCTGGCGGTCCGCGAGATGAAGTGGGAACCGGCCGATCCGGGGCAGTCGACGGCCGTTCTCGTGCCGGCGAAGATGCTCAGCGACACCGCCAAGACGCTGGCCGGTGCGGGCAAGGTGAACATCTCGCTGTCCGCGGGCTCCGACGGGCTGATCGGCTTCTCCGGCGGCGACCGGCACTCCACGACGCGGCTGCTGGACCCCGACTTCCCGCCGTTCCGCAAGCTGCTGCCCACGGAGGCGGCGTCCACCGCCGACATCGAGACCGGCGCTCTGGTGGAAGCGGTCCGCCGCGTGGCCCTGGTCGCCGAGCGCGGTACGCCGGTGCAGCTGGGCTTCGAGGACGGCACCGTGACGCTGACCGTCGCCGGCGACGACGAGGGCTCGGCCGAGGAGTCGCTGGCGACCGAGCTCGCCGGTGACCCGATCCGGATCGGGTTCAACCCCCACTACCTGCTCGACGGGCTGGGCGCCGTGGGCGCGGACTCGGTGCGGCTGTCGTTCCTGACCTCGACCAAGCCGGCGGTGCTCAGCCCCACCCCGGCGGAGGACGGCGAGCAGGACTCCTACCGCTACCTGATCATGCCGATGCGGCTGCCCGGCTGA
- the gnd gene encoding phosphogluconate dehydrogenase (NAD(+)-dependent, decarboxylating): MSPHASTTQRRWRWGTLGRRSHFAGRRQGDTMQVGLVGLGKMGGNMADRLTAGGHEVVGYDRSPQSKRTVDSLESMVARLQTPRVVWVMVPAGDPTRETIKALADLLEQGDLVVDGGNSKYTDDQANAELLGTKGIGFVDCGVSGGVWGKTEGYALMCGGDEQYVRLAQPLFDALKPEGAHGFVHAGKVGAGHFTKMVHNGIEYGMMQAYAEGYELLQKVDLVENVDAAFASWQSGTVVRSWLLDLLVRATKDDPNLEGIRGYAQDSGEGRWTVEAAIENAVPLPVITAALFARFASRQDESPAMKVIAALRNQFGGHAVGKAGDRGDVPIS; this comes from the coding sequence TTGTCGCCCCACGCGAGCACAACTCAACGGAGGTGGCGATGGGGCACACTGGGTCGCAGAAGCCACTTCGCAGGACGTAGGCAAGGAGACACCATGCAGGTCGGACTGGTCGGACTCGGAAAGATGGGCGGCAACATGGCCGACCGGCTCACGGCCGGCGGGCACGAGGTGGTCGGCTATGACCGGTCGCCCCAGAGCAAGCGCACCGTCGACTCGTTGGAGTCGATGGTCGCCCGGCTGCAGACCCCGCGCGTGGTGTGGGTGATGGTGCCGGCCGGCGATCCGACACGCGAGACGATCAAGGCACTGGCGGACCTGCTCGAGCAGGGCGACCTGGTCGTGGACGGCGGCAACTCGAAGTACACCGACGACCAGGCCAACGCCGAGCTGCTGGGCACGAAGGGCATCGGCTTCGTGGACTGCGGCGTGTCCGGCGGGGTGTGGGGCAAGACCGAGGGCTACGCCCTGATGTGCGGCGGGGACGAGCAGTACGTGCGCCTGGCCCAGCCGCTGTTCGACGCCCTCAAGCCCGAGGGTGCGCACGGTTTCGTGCACGCCGGCAAGGTGGGCGCCGGTCACTTCACGAAGATGGTCCACAACGGCATCGAGTACGGCATGATGCAGGCGTACGCCGAGGGATACGAGCTGCTGCAGAAGGTCGACCTCGTCGAGAACGTCGATGCGGCCTTCGCGTCCTGGCAGAGCGGCACCGTGGTCCGCTCGTGGCTGCTGGATCTGCTGGTCCGCGCGACGAAGGACGACCCGAACCTCGAGGGCATCCGCGGCTACGCCCAGGATTCCGGCGAGGGCCGCTGGACCGTCGAGGCGGCGATCGAGAACGCCGTCCCGCTGCCGGTCATCACCGCGGCGCTGTTCGCCCGATTCGCCTCTCGCCAGGACGAGTCGCCGGCGATGAAGGTGATTGCGGCGTTGCGCAACCAGTTCGGCGGCCACGCCGTCGGCAAGGCGGGCGACCGCGGCGACGTGCCGATCAGCTGA